One Chrysemys picta bellii isolate R12L10 unplaced genomic scaffold, ASM1138683v2 scaf4850, whole genome shotgun sequence genomic window, ACACTTTCCTAGGGGCCAATCAGCTGCCTCCCTTGGATGGGAAGCCATGTTGCAACTGGCCCATGTGGtctcctccctggcccctgctgagCAAAGCTGCGAGTGTCCCTTACCCTGATGCAGCgggtcaggtagttgaagacagTGGCCCTTAGTGTGAAGGCCTCGCCGCGCACCACAGAGTAGGGCAGGGTGAGCTCCACGAAGAAGGGCTGGAAGGCTCTGAGGGACACGGTTGGGGACAGGCCAAAGCCAGTGTCACTTGAAGTGCAGAACGCGTTGGCTTTCCATTCTGTGATGGTGTCGGGGATGGTCACGGCCAAATCAGCACTTCCGACAGACCTGGTGACAAAACAAGAACAAGGAGATGGGGGGAGCTTTCCTAGCTTTGGGGGAAACAACTGTGTCCCTCACAACATCCTGAatgaacaccccctcccccacttttgtaACTGCCTTGGGAGCACTGGGGGTGTGCATGCTGGTTGGTTATTGTAGGCTCACCGCAGAACACTTCCTCCCATCCTATCCTACATCCAGCTCCGCAGAAGAATCATCCAAATAACAAAACTGGGGTTGGGGTTCCACGGTGAACAGAAAATCCCTCAGGACACACAGATACAGAAAAGGATGAGATGCATAGCTAATAGCGACTTCTGCGCCAGAGCTGGGACCAAAAAGAAATTACACCTCCCTccgacacacacaaacaaacacacacacacacacacacacacacacacacacaacaggggATTGTCCATTGAGATCCACACAATTGTCTCCCAGTTACTGAGAGGAGAAGGAGTCACTGTGGTGTATTAGTAGAACTAGTTAACTtacttcctgtctttcctctACCTGCCTATCCATCCCTCATGCTTGTCTCTCTCTAGTCTATCTACAAAAGGTACTCCAGCTATCACAGAAGGATATAAGCACATCTCATGGTGTCTGAGCAACTTCTTCTGAGAGTCTGTGTAACCCAGTTGACCACACTCACCACATCCCCTAAACATCACTTACTTCACTGGAACTAAATCCCAAATCCACGTCTCAGGGAAATACTTCCGGATTGTCTCCACTGGGCCATGAATGAGATTTTCCATCATGCCACCAACTAAGGTATCTGCCTCATATGAGAGCCCCGCTTTAGATGTTGGAGGAGGTAAGGGAGAGAAAGGTGATATGTTAGACCCCATTCTATATCATGGCACTTTGTTTCCAGTTAGTGACAGATTGGATTCTAAACCCTAGATTTGAAACCCGCTCTTTTCAAATTCAGACCCAAACTTAAACCTATCTTTGCTTGCAACCAAttactcccttccccaccccactctcccAATGTCATCAGCTGTCTTTTCTGAACTTCTTTAGAAGCCATTGAAAAAACATCTCTATTGCCCTATTATGAGCTCAGCACTGTCCATTTTCTAAAGACTTCTGCACTTCTTATAGGGGTGGTATGGATGAATGAACATGTTTATTCCAACTCCACCAATCATGGAGGATATGGGAAGCCGAGACATAATAACTGCATTGAAGCagccctcagagccctggctATATCCACTTCAAATGGAATTAACtggtggaactcactgccccaAGCCGTTATAGATGCAAATAGTTCAGTGAGtttcacagaaaaaaatcctGTGTCTGTATATGACTAAGAGTAGCAGAAACACTTGTGACACCAGCTGGGATTCAGATGATCCGGGATATCAGTCCtcgtgcttcagggcataagctgatATCCAGCCATAGATCAGGAAGAAATTTGCCCCATAGCACAGTGAGGTGTAATACAGAGGTtttccatcttcctctgaagcagccaccattggccactgtctgaagaggGACCTTGCACTAGAAAGATGACAGTGCTGATCCAATATGGTCAGGAGGCAGGACGCTGCCATATATAGACCAGTAGTCTGATGTTCTACAGTAGGAATGGGGACATTGGATTAGAGGGTCAGTAATCTGATCTGTTTACTCTTCATTTGCACTAGTTAACTGAGAGCATAATTAACACGAATA contains:
- the LOC135980597 gene encoding alpha-2-macroglobulin-like; amino-acid sequence: MGLKVFTSTKVQKPRLCMERMYSRTYVPAGAGISAGLSYEADTLVGGMMENLIHGPVETIRKYFPETWIWDLVPVKSVGSADLAVTIPDTITEWKANAFCTSSDTGFGLSPTVSLRAFQPFFVELTLPYSVVRGEAFTLRATVFNYLTRCIRVRDTRSFAQQGPGRRPHGPVATWLPIQGRQLIGP